A region of Leptidea sinapis chromosome 4, ilLepSina1.1, whole genome shotgun sequence DNA encodes the following proteins:
- the LOC126980082 gene encoding calcium channel flower isoform X2 translates to MSFVNKVTMLWARPGADTAQKDDVPWTLRYAGRGLGTVGSFVAILLGLLNCLGIITLNVSCLIAGIWQMLAGFIVIVCEAPCCCFFIDYVQTLSDKMESRPYWNKAAVYMGLALPPFFLCFLSLSTWFGSGLIFATGIVYGMMALGKKASRDDMAAMATGGTTPPGAPMAVSQDHTVTLMEDPDVWRPN, encoded by the exons ATG TCATTTGTCAACAAAGTGACGATGCTATGGGCTCGTCCCGGCGCAGATACAGCTCAAAAAGATGATGTGCCTTGGACGCTAAGATACGCTGGTCGAGGTTTAGGAACAGTTGGCAGTTTTG TTGCAATCCTGCTGGGATTACTAAACTGTCTCGGTATAATAACACTGAATGTGAGCTGTCTAATTGCTGGCATATGGCAGATGCTGGCCGGATTCATAGTGATTGTCTGTGAAGCACCATGCTGCTGCTTCTTTATAGACTATGTCCAGACACTCTCCGATAAAATGGAGAGCAGGCCTTATTGGAACAAGGCTGCTGTTTATATGGG aCTAGCGCTGCCACCATTTTTCCTTTGCTTCTTGAGTCTGAGCACATGGTTTGGGAGTGGACTGATATTCGCCACTGGAATTGTGTACGGCATGATGGCACTTGGTAAAAA GGCTTCGCGTGATGACATGGCCGCAATGGCGACGGGTGGGACCACGCCCCCTGGCGCTCCGATGGCGGTATCGCAGGATCATACCGTCACCCTGATGGAAGACCCCGACGTGTGGCGTCCTAACTAA
- the LOC126980082 gene encoding calcium channel flower isoform X1 — translation MSFVNKVTMLWARPGADTAQKDDVPWTLRYAGRGLGTVGSFVAILLGLLNCLGIITLNVSCLIAGIWQMLAGFIVIVCEAPCCCFFIDYVQTLSDKMESRPYWNKAAVYMGLALPPFFLCFLSLSTWFGSGLIFATGIVYGMMALGKKASMEDMRTSAATLEAGGVPPTTAPRANLVTNEQPFSFTGPPVKN, via the exons ATG TCATTTGTCAACAAAGTGACGATGCTATGGGCTCGTCCCGGCGCAGATACAGCTCAAAAAGATGATGTGCCTTGGACGCTAAGATACGCTGGTCGAGGTTTAGGAACAGTTGGCAGTTTTG TTGCAATCCTGCTGGGATTACTAAACTGTCTCGGTATAATAACACTGAATGTGAGCTGTCTAATTGCTGGCATATGGCAGATGCTGGCCGGATTCATAGTGATTGTCTGTGAAGCACCATGCTGCTGCTTCTTTATAGACTATGTCCAGACACTCTCCGATAAAATGGAGAGCAGGCCTTATTGGAACAAGGCTGCTGTTTATATGGG aCTAGCGCTGCCACCATTTTTCCTTTGCTTCTTGAGTCTGAGCACATGGTTTGGGAGTGGACTGATATTCGCCACTGGAATTGTGTACGGCATGATGGCACTTGGTAAAAA aGCTTCAATGGAGGACATGAGAACGTCGGCCGCGACGTTAGAAGCGGGCGGGGTCCCGCCGACGACGGCGCCGCGAGCCAACCTCGTCACAAACGAACAACCCTTCAGTTTTACCGGACCTCCTGTTAAgaattga